Proteins from a genomic interval of Rubinisphaera italica:
- a CDS encoding sigma-70 family RNA polymerase sigma factor, which translates to MIASHQLTLTAFLRTLLRHHTDLEDVLQETNLVLWRKRKEFDTSRTFASWACKFAHLQTLSYLKTKGRKSCYSLSDEALEQMAELSMREAEKIDRKGEELQRCLKKLSPSQRELLRSRYQSNVAVNEIAETLGRTPHAISMSLYRLRSLLRECVERALQPEVIS; encoded by the coding sequence TTGATTGCTTCGCACCAACTGACTCTAACGGCCTTTTTACGGACATTGCTTCGACATCACACCGACCTTGAGGATGTGCTCCAGGAAACGAATCTTGTGTTGTGGCGAAAGCGTAAGGAATTTGATACCAGCCGAACCTTTGCTTCGTGGGCCTGCAAATTTGCTCATTTGCAAACACTGTCATATTTGAAGACGAAAGGCCGCAAGAGTTGCTACTCGCTGAGTGATGAGGCTCTGGAACAAATGGCCGAGCTCTCGATGCGGGAAGCCGAGAAGATCGATCGCAAAGGAGAAGAGCTGCAGCGTTGCCTGAAAAAACTTTCTCCATCGCAGAGAGAATTATTGCGGTCTCGTTACCAGTCAAATGTAGCCGTTAATGAGATTGCCGAAACTTTGGGACGGACGCCTCATGCAATTTCAATGTCGCTGTATCGATTACGGAGTTTACTCAGAGAATGTGTAGAGCGGGCCCTGCAACCGGAGGTGATCTCGTGA
- a CDS encoding HpcH/HpaI aldolase family protein: MSNTSSAPASLKSRLANGERVNVFAVGRSFHPNQIEMYGLQGGFAGFWIDHEHSGFTIDQIETATRAGRACGLDSFVRVAPTDYALVTRCLESGAGGVMAAQISSPEQAEEFVQWAKFAPRGHRGLNGGGHDGKFGMTPAAEFCNQANENSFVAIQIETVAAVECCEEIAAIDGVDHLFIGPADLSQAYGITGQSMHPTLIEAVTRVSAACEANNKTFGAVTFTPEHASLLLEKGCRLISMTSDVYTFQAGIRATKEKFQGLFSEDSSK, translated from the coding sequence ATGTCCAATACCTCCTCCGCTCCGGCCTCTTTGAAATCGCGGCTTGCTAATGGAGAACGCGTTAATGTTTTTGCCGTGGGACGCTCTTTCCACCCGAATCAAATTGAGATGTACGGCTTGCAGGGAGGTTTTGCTGGCTTCTGGATCGATCATGAACATTCTGGATTTACAATTGATCAAATCGAAACAGCGACGCGCGCCGGACGGGCTTGTGGATTGGATTCCTTTGTTCGTGTGGCTCCGACCGATTACGCACTTGTGACACGCTGCCTGGAATCTGGCGCTGGCGGTGTGATGGCTGCTCAGATTTCTTCACCAGAGCAGGCAGAAGAATTTGTGCAATGGGCAAAGTTCGCTCCGAGAGGACATCGAGGACTCAACGGCGGTGGACACGATGGAAAGTTCGGTATGACACCGGCTGCTGAGTTCTGCAATCAAGCGAATGAAAACTCCTTTGTCGCCATCCAAATTGAAACCGTCGCAGCTGTCGAATGTTGTGAAGAGATTGCTGCGATTGATGGAGTCGACCATCTCTTCATCGGCCCTGCCGATTTGAGCCAGGCTTACGGAATCACAGGCCAGTCAATGCATCCCACTTTGATTGAAGCCGTCACACGTGTTTCCGCTGCCTGCGAAGCCAACAACAAAACGTTTGGAGCCGTCACCTTCACTCCGGAACATGCTTCCCTGTTGTTGGAAAAAGGATGTCGCCTCATTTCCATGACATCAGACGTCTACACATTCCAGGCAGGAATCAGAGCGACCAAAGAAAAATTTCAAGGATTGTTTTCTGAAGATTCTTCAAAATGA
- a CDS encoding DUF1501 domain-containing protein → MYRRDFLKTSAVVAAASSAPFSQTTQADTLVKGGAEHVISIWLGGGMGAMDTFDPKRLGDPALGKPGSYYPSIETSVPGVRLCEHLKQMAPLMERVTAVRTVNHHVIDEHAAATNFMHTGRPVSGTVLYPSLGSIISHERGVVQEDAPPYVLIGYPNVTRGPGFLGARHNYLYLTDTSQGPAGLSRPDSISPKRQSRRESILATLREAQGLHSEDSLQEYEEAIDMSQKLSGPSFNKSFQLDEEPGELRNSYGGEFGQRCLLARRLVERGVRFIEVSHNLNFLNGTGWDAHNAGILQQHALIQELDSAVSTLMIDLEKKNLLDKTLIVITTEFGRPPEFDAGGGRGHQGTAFTCVLAGGGLNHCGAYGETDNLAKKVVSNPISVPDFFATIHASLGIDYSKYLYDGDRPVPVTDRGQPIASLFN, encoded by the coding sequence ATGTATCGTCGCGATTTCCTAAAAACATCCGCAGTGGTTGCTGCTGCTTCCTCAGCTCCATTTTCGCAAACAACCCAAGCGGACACTCTCGTCAAAGGCGGTGCAGAGCATGTCATCTCCATCTGGCTCGGTGGAGGCATGGGAGCAATGGATACGTTTGACCCGAAACGGTTAGGGGATCCTGCTCTAGGAAAGCCTGGCTCTTACTATCCCAGCATTGAAACTTCAGTTCCCGGAGTTCGACTTTGCGAGCATCTGAAACAGATGGCCCCCCTCATGGAACGGGTGACCGCTGTTCGCACGGTGAATCATCATGTGATCGACGAACATGCAGCCGCGACAAACTTCATGCATACCGGACGTCCTGTCAGTGGAACCGTTCTTTACCCTTCACTTGGCTCCATCATCTCCCATGAGCGAGGAGTCGTTCAAGAGGATGCTCCGCCTTATGTTCTGATTGGTTACCCGAATGTCACTCGAGGTCCGGGATTTCTGGGAGCTCGGCACAACTACTTGTATCTCACAGACACGAGTCAGGGGCCTGCCGGTTTATCACGCCCGGATTCAATTTCTCCGAAGCGACAGTCCAGACGAGAATCAATTCTCGCCACATTGCGAGAAGCTCAGGGGCTTCACTCAGAGGATTCGTTGCAAGAGTACGAAGAAGCGATCGACATGAGCCAAAAGCTCAGTGGTCCCAGCTTCAACAAAAGCTTTCAGCTCGATGAAGAACCTGGAGAACTCCGTAACAGTTATGGCGGTGAGTTTGGCCAACGCTGTCTGTTGGCTCGAAGACTTGTTGAGCGGGGAGTCCGGTTTATTGAAGTGTCGCACAATCTGAACTTTCTGAACGGAACAGGTTGGGACGCTCATAATGCCGGGATCCTTCAGCAACATGCTCTGATTCAAGAACTGGACTCGGCTGTCAGTACATTAATGATTGACCTCGAAAAGAAAAACCTTCTCGACAAAACACTCATTGTCATCACGACAGAATTCGGCCGACCTCCTGAATTTGATGCCGGCGGAGGACGAGGACATCAGGGAACAGCCTTCACCTGTGTCCTTGCCGGCGGAGGCTTAAACCATTGCGGAGCTTATGGCGAAACTGATAATTTAGCGAAAAAAGTTGTCAGCAATCCGATCAGCGTTCCCGACTTTTTTGCGACGATACATGCATCGCTGGGGATCGATTATTCGAAGTATCTTTACGATGGTGACCGGCCTGTCCCCGTCACAGATCGAGGACAACCGATCGCGTCCTTGTTTAATTAA